The Deltaproteobacteria bacterium genome has a segment encoding these proteins:
- a CDS encoding bifunctional nuclease family protein, translating to MFLKMKVFGLTIDPFTNVPIVILKDDEEKNALPVWIGVLEASAIASELEKVQFTRPMTHDLLRDVLKQVGAIVNKVEVTDLKDNVYYATIHMTGREGEFTIDSRPSDAIALALRTNAPIFVESGVLDKSKSMELKGEGKDTMKDASASLEDIPMGDFGKYKM from the coding sequence ATGTTCTTGAAGATGAAGGTCTTCGGGCTTACGATAGATCCCTTCACCAACGTGCCCATAGTGATACTCAAGGACGACGAGGAGAAGAACGCGCTCCCGGTCTGGATCGGCGTGCTCGAAGCGAGCGCAATAGCCTCCGAGCTCGAAAAGGTGCAGTTCACGAGGCCGATGACGCACGACCTCCTGAGAGACGTCCTTAAGCAGGTGGGCGCGATCGTCAACAAGGTCGAGGTGACTGACCTTAAGGACAACGTATATTACGCTACCATCCACATGACCGGCAGGGAAGGTGAGTTCACAATAGATTCAAGGCCAAGCGACGCTATAGCCCTGGCCCTCCGGACCAACGCCCCTATCTTCGTCGAGTCGGGCGTGCTCGACAAGTCGAAGAGCATGGAGCTCAAGGGCGAGGGCAAGGATACGATGAAGGACGCATCCGCGTCGCTCGAGGATATCCCGATGGGAGATTTCGGGAAATACAAGATGTAG
- a CDS encoding integration host factor subunit beta codes for MTKSELIEAVAAKITNFSRRDVEIIVDTLFESMAQSLSKGDKVEIRGFGSFKIKERDGRQGRNPKSGENIFIDAKKVPFFKAGKEIRERINDGN; via the coding sequence ATGACCAAGAGTGAGCTGATCGAGGCCGTAGCCGCAAAGATCACCAACTTCTCGAGGAGGGACGTCGAGATAATAGTAGACACCCTTTTCGAGTCAATGGCCCAGAGCCTTTCCAAGGGCGACAAGGTGGAGATTCGCGGGTTCGGCAGCTTCAAGATCAAGGAGCGCGACGGCAGGCAGGGCCGGAACCCCAAGTCAGGCGAAAATATATTCATAGACGCCAAGAAGGTGCCCTTCTTCAAGGCCGGCAAGGAGATAAGGGAAAGGATTAACGACGGAAACTGA
- a CDS encoding SPOR domain-containing protein has protein sequence MKDRKVIIIGAVSAVIVIALILIFMPSGQESDSEHEVISKRAKLVEETVDETPTAEVQDAPVEVAAVPVETAPAAPVEPAAPLKETQAVTPPAVKAVAPSMPAAEKKEPVQARKEPVPAAPVEKAIEKERKPARTAKATQPKKPETKPWAINVASFASLPEAQNLAISLRKAGYKSYVADFTRDSVQWHRVRVGFFSTRAEAEKAGRDIQSRFRVDTPWIVKPESAELKSHF, from the coding sequence TTGAAGGACAGGAAGGTAATCATAATCGGAGCGGTTTCGGCGGTAATCGTGATCGCGCTTATCCTCATCTTCATGCCCTCGGGCCAAGAGAGCGATAGTGAGCACGAGGTCATCTCCAAAAGAGCCAAGCTCGTCGAGGAGACTGTCGATGAGACTCCGACAGCAGAAGTCCAGGATGCTCCGGTTGAGGTAGCGGCTGTGCCAGTTGAAACGGCCCCCGCAGCGCCTGTTGAACCGGCTGCCCCTCTCAAGGAAACCCAGGCCGTGACCCCTCCGGCAGTGAAGGCAGTGGCGCCTTCTATGCCCGCTGCTGAAAAGAAGGAACCGGTCCAGGCCAGGAAAGAGCCTGTTCCAGCGGCACCGGTCGAGAAGGCGATTGAAAAGGAGCGGAAACCGGCAAGGACCGCAAAGGCCACCCAGCCCAAAAAGCCTGAGACAAAGCCGTGGGCCATAAATGTAGCTTCTTTCGCAAGCCTCCCCGAGGCCCAGAACCTTGCGATCTCCTTGAGGAAAGCAGGCTATAAATCGTATGTAGCCGATTTCACGAGGGATTCGGTCCAATGGCACAGGGTGAGGGTGGGTTTCTTCAGCACGAGGGCAGAGGCTGAAAAGGCGGGCAGGGACATCCAGTCCAGGTTCCGCGTGGATACGCCCTGGATAGTCAAGCCGGAAAGCGCAGAACTGAAATCTCATTTTTAA
- a CDS encoding HIT domain-containing protein, translating to MKRLWAPWRLEYIKSAKEKGCVFCKAGTGRPGEGLLLYRGRHSLVVLNKYPYNNGHLMVAPLRHAADIESLTGEESADIFRLLAHSTRILTESMAPGGFNIGMNIGKAAGAGIDDHLHVHVVPRWPGDANFMPVLADVKVMPEHLTDTLARLLPHYESID from the coding sequence ATGAAACGCCTGTGGGCTCCCTGGCGCCTCGAGTACATAAAGTCCGCTAAGGAAAAGGGCTGCGTATTCTGCAAGGCCGGGACCGGCAGGCCAGGAGAGGGGCTTCTGCTTTACAGGGGCAGGCATTCCCTGGTCGTACTGAACAAATACCCTTATAATAACGGCCACCTCATGGTAGCGCCCCTCCGCCACGCCGCTGATATCGAGTCGCTTACGGGAGAAGAGTCCGCTGACATATTCCGCCTCCTGGCCCATTCCACAAGGATACTCACGGAATCCATGGCCCCCGGCGGCTTCAACATAGGCATGAACATAGGGAAGGCGGCAGGGGCCGGTATAGACGACCACCTGCACGTTCACGTAGTGCCCAGGTGGCCGGGAGACGCTAATTTCATGCCGGTCCTCGCCGACGTAAAGGTCATGCCCGAACACCTCACGGACACCCTCGCAAGGCTCCTCCCGCACTACGAATCCATAGACTGA
- a CDS encoding CoA-binding protein: MHKQGVKDFPYYVGIKSLGEIATREDRVCVLNILGNESRTVTPVSHIYSGGNVVFGTMPGRSGQSLETKLGNIPVFNSVKEGLKAGHKFNTAVIYLPPSGVKDGVAEAVKHNPDLKKVVILTEKVSVADARVIRAICQANGVDVFGGNCLGVADAWNQVRIGGALGGNKPEESLVKGSIAIFSNSGNFTTTIAVYLLTKGWGTTTSISSGKDVYIHYSPREFFHALHNDDRSKGAVIYTEPGGYYEHGLDIKKPTVACVVGRWKARLTKACGHAGSLAGSGDDAMAKEKWFMEYFGVDGIYTPQTPHFSKKGAVVTNIAHIPEALSKVMEMNGVKSDFEPKGDLSLKCWFGSNASVQVPKELDIQAVRAVSPYDEQIEHINRQIGAQFPRQAMKDASGASMMDPNTQVTKVHNVSILDSSKRSLEENLVFSLIKRYPDAYGVELANAAFNAHLNHDGDGALLAAQAAREAESSPNSVLSAAISIIGKGKVNGALRASNILLQAFQASGLQSGYGKFDSSAILKALSADDKAALTAGKEDKSAKAVLKRVENAGGNSIFVDFVKEATKGKPSTDALVAAIWMTLGWEPLIKRSISKVTLAALPWYSRIFSSFVGCSVDVSKHKKDSFCGVKNDELVEKWSFTDAAFLALIGRKPTDTERFEFSMLLGLIISNGPGTISAQGAKGAVSADGPEDPARVQINKGFVGFLTHTGFAHGGNGYEAIAFLIERFSGKGLKDPSSKKHGLDLKAIADEYSKGYAKYKADQKALGNIEYLKIPCVNHPVFKGKEVNYDPRERFVAALFEEKGVYNVFLDFYHNLVKSLFDWKVSKNVYCVNIDAVIAVILLKIVWEAYSSGKMPDREVESAAFTTFLFGRMIGSAAEIDDHLNRGRNMDTRTAASKCSFVG; encoded by the coding sequence ATGCACAAGCAAGGCGTAAAGGACTTCCCGTACTACGTGGGTATAAAATCGCTTGGCGAGATAGCCACGCGCGAGGACCGCGTTTGCGTGCTGAACATACTCGGAAACGAAAGCCGGACGGTAACGCCGGTGAGCCACATCTATTCCGGCGGGAACGTGGTCTTCGGGACCATGCCAGGGAGGTCGGGCCAGTCGCTCGAGACCAAGCTCGGCAACATCCCGGTATTCAACTCTGTAAAGGAAGGCCTCAAGGCCGGGCACAAGTTCAATACCGCGGTCATATACCTCCCGCCCTCGGGCGTGAAGGACGGGGTCGCTGAGGCCGTAAAGCACAACCCAGACCTCAAAAAGGTCGTGATACTCACGGAAAAGGTCTCGGTCGCGGACGCCCGGGTCATAAGGGCCATCTGCCAGGCCAACGGGGTGGACGTATTCGGCGGCAACTGCCTCGGCGTGGCCGACGCCTGGAACCAGGTGAGGATAGGCGGCGCGCTCGGCGGCAACAAGCCCGAGGAGTCTCTCGTAAAGGGCTCCATTGCCATTTTCTCCAACTCCGGAAACTTTACGACCACTATCGCGGTCTACCTCCTTACCAAGGGCTGGGGCACGACCACTTCCATATCGAGCGGCAAGGACGTTTACATCCATTACTCGCCGAGGGAGTTCTTCCACGCCCTTCATAACGACGACAGGTCCAAGGGCGCGGTAATCTACACGGAGCCGGGCGGGTACTACGAGCACGGGCTGGACATAAAGAAGCCCACGGTAGCGTGCGTGGTGGGCCGCTGGAAGGCGAGGCTCACCAAGGCCTGCGGACATGCCGGAAGCCTCGCAGGCTCGGGCGACGACGCGATGGCCAAGGAGAAGTGGTTCATGGAATACTTCGGGGTGGACGGAATATACACGCCACAGACTCCGCATTTCTCCAAGAAGGGAGCGGTCGTCACGAACATCGCCCACATACCCGAGGCGCTCTCGAAGGTAATGGAGATGAACGGCGTAAAGTCGGACTTCGAGCCAAAAGGCGACCTCTCCTTGAAATGCTGGTTCGGGAGCAACGCTTCCGTCCAGGTCCCGAAGGAGCTCGACATACAGGCCGTCAGGGCCGTTTCTCCGTATGATGAGCAGATAGAGCACATAAACAGGCAAATTGGGGCGCAGTTCCCGAGGCAGGCCATGAAGGACGCCTCCGGGGCTTCGATGATGGACCCAAACACCCAGGTGACCAAGGTCCATAACGTCTCCATTCTCGATTCCTCCAAGCGCTCGCTCGAGGAGAACCTGGTCTTCTCGCTCATAAAGAGATACCCGGACGCTTACGGGGTCGAGCTTGCCAACGCTGCCTTCAACGCGCATCTCAACCACGACGGAGACGGGGCGCTCCTGGCAGCCCAGGCGGCACGGGAGGCCGAGAGCTCTCCCAATAGCGTCCTTTCGGCTGCCATCTCCATCATCGGCAAGGGCAAGGTGAACGGGGCGCTACGCGCCTCCAACATACTCCTTCAGGCCTTCCAGGCATCGGGGCTCCAGTCGGGTTACGGGAAGTTCGATTCCTCCGCTATCCTCAAGGCGCTCTCGGCCGACGACAAGGCGGCGCTCACGGCCGGAAAGGAAGACAAGTCCGCAAAGGCCGTCCTAAAGAGGGTCGAGAACGCGGGCGGAAACTCCATTTTCGTCGATTTCGTAAAGGAAGCGACGAAAGGCAAGCCCTCGACCGACGCCCTCGTCGCAGCCATATGGATGACCCTCGGGTGGGAGCCCCTCATAAAGAGGAGCATCTCAAAAGTCACGCTCGCGGCCCTTCCCTGGTACTCGAGGATATTCTCCTCGTTCGTCGGGTGCAGCGTGGACGTATCGAAGCATAAGAAGGACAGCTTCTGCGGCGTCAAGAACGACGAGCTCGTCGAAAAGTGGTCCTTTACCGACGCGGCCTTCCTGGCCCTCATAGGCAGAAAGCCCACGGATACCGAGAGGTTCGAGTTCTCGATGCTCCTCGGCCTCATCATCTCGAACGGCCCAGGCACCATCTCGGCCCAGGGCGCGAAGGGCGCGGTGAGCGCGGACGGCCCCGAGGACCCGGCCAGGGTGCAGATAAACAAGGGTTTCGTGGGTTTCCTCACGCACACCGGTTTCGCGCACGGCGGGAACGGCTACGAGGCTATCGCGTTCCTCATCGAGAGGTTCTCAGGCAAGGGGCTTAAGGACCCGTCGAGCAAAAAGCACGGGCTTGACCTGAAGGCCATAGCCGACGAATACTCGAAGGGCTACGCCAAATACAAGGCTGATCAGAAGGCGCTCGGCAATATCGAGTACCTCAAGATCCCCTGCGTGAACCACCCGGTCTTCAAGGGCAAGGAAGTGAACTACGACCCGAGGGAGAGGTTCGTAGCCGCGCTCTTCGAGGAGAAGGGCGTATACAACGTCTTCCTCGACTTCTATCACAACCTAGTAAAGTCCCTCTTCGATTGGAAGGTGAGCAAGAACGTCTACTGCGTAAACATAGACGCGGTCATAGCCGTTATTCTCTTGAAGATAGTCTGGGAGGCCTACAGCTCCGGGAAGATGCCGGACAGGGAGGTAGAGAGCGCGGCCTTCACGACCTTCCTCTTCGGCAGGATGATAGGCTCTGCGGCCGAGATAGACGACCACCTGAACAGGGGCCGCAACATGGATACCAGGACAGCGGCTTCCAAGTGCTCCTTCGTAGGGTGA
- the miaB gene encoding tRNA (N6-isopentenyl adenosine(37)-C2)-methylthiotransferase MiaB — translation MAEGLHGREKLVFLETFGCQMNENDSERMLGVLKGLSYTRTKDPSEADLILINTCSIRDKAEQKVYSILGRFKLLKKERPGLVIGVAGCVAQQEGERLLKRAPHLDIVFGPHNVHKLKELLLQADTGRKVVVTEQTGEISPEEYGIEPVELEEKAFVSIMRGCNNFCSYCIVPYTRGREVSRNSADILREIDGLVKKGVKEVTLLGQNVNSYGTGGGGDVSFPELLRKVCRVDGLSRVRFITSHPKDISDELIHLFGEEPKLCRHVHLPVQSGSDSVLSAMGRGYSVEEYLSKVGLLKKLYPDMAITTDIIVGFPGETGADYEATMGLLRTVRFDNIFSFMYSPRPGTRAAGLPDQFPLEVRSERLQRLQEEQKEITNEKMKALVGKTLEVLVEGGSKIDPTELSGRTSCNRIVNFPGSAGLQAGPGCLIEVTITEAYQNSLRGEVRAAGR, via the coding sequence ATGGCTGAAGGGCTTCATGGCAGGGAAAAGCTCGTCTTTCTGGAGACCTTCGGGTGCCAGATGAACGAGAACGACTCAGAGCGCATGCTGGGCGTCTTGAAGGGCTTGAGCTACACCCGTACAAAAGACCCCTCGGAAGCGGACCTTATTCTTATAAATACCTGTTCCATAAGGGATAAAGCCGAACAGAAGGTCTACTCCATCCTGGGGAGGTTCAAATTACTTAAAAAGGAACGCCCGGGGCTTGTCATAGGGGTCGCCGGCTGCGTAGCCCAGCAGGAGGGGGAGAGGCTCCTTAAGAGGGCGCCCCACCTCGATATCGTATTCGGCCCGCATAACGTCCATAAATTGAAGGAACTGCTTCTTCAGGCCGACACGGGCAGGAAAGTGGTCGTTACCGAGCAGACCGGGGAAATAAGCCCGGAGGAGTATGGGATAGAACCGGTCGAGCTCGAAGAGAAGGCCTTCGTAAGCATCATGCGGGGGTGCAATAACTTCTGCTCCTACTGCATAGTCCCGTATACGAGGGGCAGGGAGGTAAGTAGAAATAGCGCCGACATATTAAGGGAGATAGATGGTCTTGTAAAAAAGGGCGTAAAGGAAGTGACGCTCCTTGGCCAAAACGTCAACTCCTACGGGACTGGCGGCGGAGGTGACGTATCCTTCCCGGAGCTCCTCCGGAAGGTCTGCCGGGTCGATGGGCTTTCAAGGGTGCGCTTCATAACTTCCCACCCGAAGGACATATCAGACGAGCTCATCCATCTATTCGGGGAGGAGCCCAAGCTCTGCCGGCATGTGCACCTTCCGGTGCAGTCCGGCTCGGATAGCGTACTCTCGGCCATGGGCCGCGGCTATTCGGTTGAAGAGTATCTCTCGAAGGTGGGGCTCTTAAAAAAGCTCTACCCGGATATGGCGATAACGACCGATATCATAGTCGGCTTTCCAGGAGAAACCGGGGCCGACTACGAGGCGACGATGGGCCTCCTCCGGACCGTGCGGTTCGACAACATATTCTCTTTCATGTACTCGCCAAGGCCCGGCACCAGGGCGGCCGGCCTGCCGGACCAGTTTCCGCTGGAAGTGAGGTCCGAGAGGCTTCAGCGCCTTCAGGAAGAACAAAAGGAAATAACGAACGAAAAGATGAAGGCCCTGGTCGGAAAGACCCTGGAGGTGCTCGTCGAAGGCGGCAGTAAAATCGACCCAACAGAGCTTTCAGGAAGGACCTCCTGCAACAGGATAGTGAACTTCCCGGGCTCGGCGGGACTTCAGGCCGGGCCCGGCTGCCTTATCGAAGTGACCATAACTGAAGCATACCAGAACTCGCTCCGGGGGGAGGTCCGGGCGGCTGGCCGCTGA
- a CDS encoding NADP-dependent isocitrate dehydrogenase, whose amino-acid sequence MSKIIYTAIDEAPALATYSLLPIIQAFTGAAGIKVETRDISLSGRIIANFPENLTEGQRIQDELSALGELAKKPEANIIKLPNISASIPQLKAAIKELQEKGYKLPDYPEDPKTDAEKEIKARYGKVLGSAVNPVLREGNSDRRAAASVKNYARKNPHKMGAWTADSRSHVSHMEGGDFYGSEKSVTVDKAGNVRIEFVGQDGKTTALKEKTALKTGEVLDTAVMSRASLRKFFQEQIEDAKKQGVLFSLHLKGTMMKVSDPIMFGHAVSVFYKDVFEKHAATVKELGVDVNNGLGDLYAKIQKLPEAKRAEIEADIKAVYEKRPAIAMVNSDKGITNLHVPSDVIIDASMPAMIRESGKMWGPDGKLHDAKAVIPDRCYADVYQAVIEDCKKNGAYDPRTMGSVPNVGLMAQKAEEYGSHDKTFKAPGNGVIRIVDESGNVLIEQKVEEGDIFRACQTKDAPIQDWVKLAVTRARATGAPAVFWLDKGRAHDLELIKKVEKYLKDHDTKGLDIRIMPPVEATRFSLERIRKGQDTISVTGNVLRDYLTDLFPILELGTSAKMLSIVPLMDGGGLFETGAGGSAPKHVQQFLEEGYLRWDSLGEFLALGVSLEHLANTQKNAKAQVLADTLDQAIGKILDNNKSPARKVGELDNRGSHFYLAMYWAEALAEQTKDTELKDRFAKPAKELAANEAKIVAELNGAQGKPQDIGGYYRPDAVKTAKAMRPSATLNAIVDSI is encoded by the coding sequence ATGTCCAAGATCATCTATACCGCGATCGATGAGGCGCCAGCGCTGGCAACATATTCCCTGCTCCCCATCATCCAGGCCTTTACCGGGGCGGCGGGGATTAAAGTCGAGACAAGGGACATATCCCTCTCGGGAAGGATTATCGCCAACTTCCCCGAAAACCTGACCGAGGGCCAGAGGATCCAGGACGAGCTCTCCGCGCTCGGAGAACTCGCGAAAAAGCCCGAGGCCAACATCATAAAGCTTCCGAATATCAGCGCGTCCATCCCGCAGCTCAAGGCAGCCATAAAGGAACTCCAGGAGAAGGGCTACAAGCTCCCGGACTACCCCGAAGACCCCAAGACCGACGCCGAGAAGGAGATAAAGGCCAGGTACGGCAAGGTGCTCGGAAGCGCCGTGAACCCGGTGCTACGTGAGGGTAACTCCGACAGGAGGGCCGCGGCTTCAGTCAAGAACTACGCCAGGAAAAACCCCCATAAGATGGGCGCGTGGACAGCCGACTCCAGGTCCCACGTGTCGCACATGGAGGGCGGCGACTTCTACGGGAGCGAGAAATCCGTAACTGTCGACAAGGCCGGGAACGTAAGGATTGAGTTCGTAGGGCAGGACGGGAAGACCACGGCCCTCAAGGAGAAGACCGCGCTCAAAACCGGAGAGGTGCTCGATACGGCGGTAATGAGCCGCGCTTCACTCCGTAAGTTCTTCCAGGAACAGATAGAGGACGCGAAGAAGCAGGGCGTGCTCTTTTCGCTCCACTTGAAGGGCACGATGATGAAGGTCTCCGACCCCATCATGTTCGGCCATGCGGTCTCGGTCTTCTATAAGGACGTATTCGAGAAGCACGCCGCGACCGTAAAGGAGCTCGGGGTCGACGTCAATAACGGCCTTGGCGACCTTTACGCCAAGATACAGAAGCTCCCCGAGGCCAAGAGGGCCGAGATCGAGGCGGACATCAAGGCGGTGTACGAAAAGCGCCCAGCCATCGCCATGGTGAACTCCGACAAGGGTATCACCAACCTGCATGTCCCTAGCGACGTCATCATCGACGCGTCCATGCCCGCGATGATAAGGGAATCAGGCAAGATGTGGGGACCCGACGGCAAGCTCCATGACGCAAAGGCCGTTATACCTGACAGGTGCTACGCCGACGTTTACCAGGCTGTCATAGAAGACTGCAAGAAAAACGGCGCATACGACCCGAGGACAATGGGGAGCGTGCCTAACGTCGGCCTCATGGCCCAGAAGGCCGAGGAGTACGGCTCGCACGACAAGACCTTCAAAGCCCCGGGTAACGGCGTGATCCGCATAGTGGACGAGTCCGGTAACGTCCTTATCGAGCAGAAGGTCGAGGAAGGCGACATATTCCGCGCCTGCCAGACCAAGGACGCCCCCATACAGGACTGGGTGAAGCTTGCCGTTACGAGGGCGAGGGCCACCGGCGCGCCTGCCGTCTTCTGGCTCGATAAGGGGAGGGCCCACGACCTGGAGCTCATAAAGAAAGTCGAGAAGTACCTCAAGGACCACGACACCAAGGGCCTGGACATCAGGATAATGCCGCCGGTCGAAGCGACACGCTTCTCGCTTGAGCGCATAAGGAAGGGACAGGACACCATTTCCGTCACCGGGAACGTTCTCCGCGACTATCTTACCGACCTCTTCCCCATACTCGAGCTCGGCACGTCCGCGAAGATGCTCTCCATAGTCCCGCTCATGGACGGCGGCGGCCTCTTCGAAACCGGCGCGGGCGGCTCGGCCCCCAAGCACGTGCAGCAGTTCCTCGAGGAAGGGTATTTGAGGTGGGACTCCCTCGGCGAGTTCCTTGCTCTCGGCGTCTCGCTTGAGCACCTTGCCAATACGCAGAAGAACGCCAAGGCCCAGGTCCTGGCCGACACGCTCGACCAGGCCATAGGGAAGATACTCGACAACAACAAGTCGCCCGCGAGGAAGGTCGGCGAGCTCGACAACCGCGGGAGCCACTTCTACCTCGCCATGTACTGGGCTGAGGCCCTGGCCGAGCAGACGAAGGATACGGAGCTTAAGGATCGTTTCGCCAAGCCCGCAAAGGAGCTTGCCGCTAACGAGGCGAAGATAGTGGCGGAGCTCAACGGCGCGCAGGGCAAGCCCCAGGACATCGGCGGCTACTACCGCCCGGATGCTGTGAAGACCGCGAAGGCGATGCGCCCGAGCGCGACCCTGAACGCGATAGTCGATTCGATATAA
- a CDS encoding carboxylate--amine ligase: MQLTGLYWGHKLLKRVEYPHAEVLGPEASVDEIKDLIRKCGQVFIKPIFKGGVGKKGKAGLIGRAKDISTALKEKERLYFIEHTFGTSSVKADGVTFEGGVPAEHEVYFSITDSTLYRAPMMTITHHGGMDIEELPKDKIREIPFDPLTGLKSFHISNALTELGAPGEIISPLVQNLPKLWTLYNNYGLSTLELNPIRMMPDSKGRLTPVACDFKCSFDIDNPSWKRLDLPAHLFASDYSEFEQEINQLRTYQGQSDVFVMNPKGTITAPTFGGGANALVTELLGERATISSDFGGNPPYEKMFQISRIVFKYWLKQSNVLFIIGGKANNTDIFETFRAMADALRDYFNTKGATPLYVVIGRGGPNLIRGMAYMRDTLENLKLPYKIFGHDSAMSEVVNYALNVDKWMEKEGRALVAQALGIETAKAGAMKTAAAAR, translated from the coding sequence ATGCAGCTCACAGGCCTTTACTGGGGCCACAAGCTCCTTAAGAGGGTCGAGTACCCGCACGCCGAGGTCCTCGGGCCTGAAGCGAGCGTGGACGAGATAAAGGACCTCATCAGGAAGTGCGGCCAGGTCTTCATAAAGCCCATATTCAAGGGCGGCGTCGGCAAGAAGGGGAAGGCCGGCCTCATCGGCAGGGCCAAGGACATTTCGACCGCCCTCAAGGAAAAGGAGAGGCTCTATTTCATAGAACACACCTTCGGGACCAGCTCGGTCAAGGCCGACGGGGTCACCTTCGAGGGAGGGGTCCCCGCCGAGCACGAGGTCTATTTCTCGATAACCGACTCGACGCTCTACCGCGCCCCGATGATGACCATAACGCACCACGGCGGCATGGATATAGAAGAGCTCCCGAAGGACAAGATACGGGAGATACCCTTCGACCCGCTTACTGGCCTTAAGAGCTTCCACATATCGAACGCCCTTACCGAGCTCGGGGCGCCGGGCGAGATAATAAGCCCGCTCGTTCAGAACCTCCCGAAGCTCTGGACGCTTTACAATAACTACGGCCTGAGCACGCTGGAGCTCAATCCCATAAGGATGATGCCCGACAGCAAGGGGCGGCTAACGCCGGTCGCCTGCGACTTCAAATGCTCCTTCGACATCGACAACCCGTCCTGGAAGAGGCTCGACCTGCCGGCCCACCTCTTCGCCTCGGACTATTCCGAGTTCGAGCAGGAAATAAACCAGCTCCGGACCTACCAGGGGCAGAGCGACGTCTTCGTCATGAACCCCAAGGGCACGATAACCGCGCCTACCTTCGGCGGCGGCGCAAACGCGCTCGTGACGGAGCTCCTTGGCGAGAGGGCCACCATATCCTCGGACTTCGGCGGCAACCCGCCTTATGAAAAGATGTTCCAGATATCGAGGATAGTCTTTAAATACTGGCTCAAGCAGTCTAACGTCCTCTTCATTATCGGCGGCAAGGCCAACAACACCGACATATTCGAGACCTTCAGGGCCATGGCCGACGCTTTAAGGGACTACTTCAACACCAAGGGCGCAACACCCCTCTATGTCGTAATAGGCAGGGGAGGCCCGAACCTCATCCGCGGCATGGCATACATGAGGGACACCCTGGAGAACCTCAAGCTCCCCTACAAGATATTCGGCCACGACAGCGCCATGAGCGAGGTCGTGAACTACGCCCTCAACGTCGACAAGTGGATGGAGAAGGAGGGGAGGGCGCTCGTAGCCCAGGCACTCGGAATTGAAACGGCAAAGGCCGGAGCAATGAAGACGGCTGCAGCGGCGAGGTAA